A region of Catenibacterium mitsuokai DNA encodes the following proteins:
- a CDS encoding Y-family DNA polymerase, which produces MMNKVYLCIDLKTFFASVECSERHLDPFKTNLVVVDPTRGNGALCLAITPKMKSMGIHNRCRIFEIPKGVEYITAMPRMHLYMEYSARIYRIYCRFVSSDDIHVYSIDECFIDISSYMHLYHKSAKEFAKMLMKAVFDETHITATCGIGTNLYLAKVALDIISKHTKENIGILDEERYQKYLWHHLPITDFWHMGSGTANHLLRLGVVDMHGITQIPEEVLYKEFGINAEYIIDHAWGRESATIASIKKYRPKNESVNNSQVLFSDYEYEDALLVVKEMVELNVLRLVESHLVTNHISLYIGYSRTDGGGWTGGSRKLTVCTNSLNILMDEFISLYHLKVKKGRMIRQISISFGDILDECHESYDLFSDIEALEEEKKLQRAIVSIRHKYGKNAILKLMNKQEKATTEKRNTLIGGHNA; this is translated from the coding sequence ATGATGAATAAAGTATATCTATGTATTGATTTGAAAACTTTCTTTGCATCTGTAGAATGCAGTGAAAGACATCTTGATCCCTTTAAGACAAATCTTGTTGTTGTGGATCCAACAAGAGGTAATGGTGCTTTGTGTCTCGCAATTACACCTAAGATGAAAAGCATGGGGATTCATAATCGTTGTCGTATATTTGAGATTCCTAAAGGGGTTGAGTACATCACTGCCATGCCTCGTATGCATCTCTATATGGAATATTCAGCACGTATTTATCGTATTTATTGTCGTTTTGTCTCATCGGATGATATTCATGTTTATTCTATTGATGAATGTTTTATTGATATCTCGTCTTATATGCATCTTTATCATAAGAGTGCGAAAGAGTTTGCGAAAATGTTGATGAAAGCAGTATTTGACGAGACGCATATTACTGCGACTTGTGGAATAGGAACCAATCTCTATCTTGCGAAAGTCGCCCTTGATATTATTTCTAAGCATACGAAAGAGAATATCGGCATACTTGATGAAGAACGTTATCAGAAATACTTATGGCATCATTTGCCAATTACTGATTTCTGGCATATGGGAAGTGGAACAGCCAATCATCTATTAAGACTAGGTGTGGTGGATATGCATGGTATTACACAGATTCCTGAAGAGGTGCTCTATAAGGAGTTTGGGATTAATGCTGAATATATAATTGATCATGCCTGGGGACGAGAATCGGCTACAATTGCTTCTATTAAGAAGTATCGTCCTAAGAATGAATCAGTCAATAATTCACAGGTTCTCTTTTCTGATTATGAATATGAGGATGCCTTACTTGTTGTGAAAGAGATGGTTGAATTGAATGTTTTAAGACTTGTTGAATCACATCTTGTCACAAATCATATTAGTCTTTATATCGGTTATTCACGTACAGATGGCGGGGGATGGACAGGAGGTTCAAGGAAGTTGACTGTTTGTACGAATTCCTTGAATATTCTTATGGATGAATTCATCTCTCTTTATCATCTAAAAGTCAAGAAGGGTAGAATGATCAGACAGATTTCTATTTCTTTTGGAGATATTTTAGATGAGTGCCATGAATCCTATGATTTATTTAGTGATATAGAGGCATTAGAGGAAGAAAAGAAGCTGCAGAGAGCGATTGTCTCTATTCGTCATAAGTATGGGAAAAATGCAATATTAAAACTTATGAATAAACAGGAAAAAGCAACTACAGAGAAGAGAAATACATTAATAGGAGGTCATAATGCCTAA
- a CDS encoding YolD-like family protein: MPKKVDRARLFLSFDALKGFKELLIEDTSVPRKELCEDQYYELDWKIHQLKEGDQVEVIYYTGSSYSKITGIVQSINLTHHYIYINNHKIQLMNICSLEL, translated from the coding sequence ATGCCTAAGAAGGTGGATCGTGCACGCTTGTTTTTAAGTTTTGATGCACTTAAAGGATTTAAAGAACTGCTTATAGAAGATACATCTGTTCCAAGAAAAGAACTATGCGAAGATCAATATTATGAATTGGATTGGAAGATTCATCAGTTAAAGGAAGGTGATCAAGTAGAGGTCATCTATTATACTGGTTCATCTTATTCAAAAATCACAGGAATTGTACAATCTATCAACCTCACTCATCACTATATCTATATAAATAATCATAAAATACAGCTAATGAATATCTGTTCATTAGAACTATAA
- a CDS encoding DUF1828 domain-containing protein: MLNYQKLLMPYKNFKGDPIIVYAFSHNRSYTLSDQASTIANIADAYQLDADMKEKISAICYMHDAQISKNEIIMMIDDDELYTKLNEYGKMLLEIENLFTQGSAYSQ, translated from the coding sequence GTGCTGAATTATCAAAAATTGTTGATGCCTTATAAGAATTTTAAAGGGGATCCTATTATCGTTTATGCATTTTCACACAATCGGTCTTATACACTTTCTGATCAGGCATCCACTATCGCAAATATTGCGGATGCATATCAGTTGGACGCTGATATGAAGGAGAAAATTTCTGCTATCTGTTATATGCATGATGCACAGATCAGTAAAAATGAAATCATTATGATGATTGATGATGATGAACTTTATACAAAGCTCAATGAGTATGGGAAAATGTTATTGGAAATAGAAAATCTATTCACACAGGGAAGTGCATATTCACAATGA
- a CDS encoding Panacea domain-containing protein: MCKTTLQEEIEALMSLYHLGKAPLSYALGFGEVTITRYLQGSTPHPDYAQVIHSALCDIDYMMDLVNRNHEKMGPAFKKAINRCLELKSQFSCSKEILEVISYLFYKLEELTPMQLESYLYFIQAYSYPEPLFHEHCEAWKQGVIYPDVYHLFSTFPFKVQDDVRYKIIEDAYHHLDDSKKQFIDDILNTFSRYPLKTLVTLAKTGPWKNNYQEDKVTVIPQQDIQNYFKRN; the protein is encoded by the coding sequence ATGTGTAAAACTACACTACAAGAAGAAATAGAAGCTTTGATGTCTCTTTATCATCTAGGAAAAGCACCCTTATCTTATGCTTTAGGCTTTGGTGAAGTCACTATTACACGTTATTTGCAGGGAAGTACACCACATCCTGATTATGCACAAGTTATTCACAGTGCGCTATGTGATATTGATTATATGATGGATTTAGTCAATAGAAACCATGAAAAGATGGGTCCTGCCTTTAAGAAGGCAATCAATCGCTGCCTGGAACTTAAATCACAATTTTCCTGTTCAAAAGAGATTCTAGAAGTCATCTCATATCTTTTTTATAAATTAGAAGAATTGACTCCTATGCAGTTAGAATCCTATCTTTATTTTATTCAGGCTTATTCTTATCCTGAACCACTTTTTCATGAACATTGTGAAGCATGGAAGCAGGGAGTGATTTATCCTGATGTCTATCATCTATTCTCTACATTCCCATTTAAGGTTCAGGATGATGTACGTTATAAGATCATTGAAGATGCTTATCATCATCTTGATGATTCAAAGAAACAATTCATTGATGATATTCTCAATACATTCTCTCGTTATCCTTTAAAGACACTTGTCACACTCGCAAAAACAGGTCCATGGAAAAATAACTACCAGGAAGATAAAGTAACAGTTATTCCGCAACAGGATATACAGAACTATTTCAAGAGGAACTAA
- a CDS encoding alpha-amylase family glycosyl hydrolase codes for MWYQETVFYQICPLGLCGAPEKNDDIQAHRILKIKEFVPYLEELGIGAVYFNPVFNSDSHGYDTRDYNLIDTRLGTNEDFEEVCKTLHEHGIKVVLDGVFNHVGRGFFAFRDVQEKGPSSQYANWFHINFDGDSSYGDGFWYEGWEGHYELVKLNLDNPDVQHYLLDAVDYWIRCFDIDGLRLDVAYSLPRWFMAMLSDHCKSQKQDFFMLGEVLGDNAGYMYTEAKLDAITDYPSYKAFWSSFNSLNMFEYAHTLKRNAMDMYRGRDLLTFVDNHDVNRISSTLTDERKLPLVFGLLMAVPGIPCIYYGSEWGIKGEKIQGVTDAPLRPELDAPAPNDLSDLVSKYIHMRRGHKALSMGDYKDLVLTNKQYVLERNYEGEKIVVALNIDDAPYTIYPPIEQGSYQNLMSGEMVDYNGQLELPPLSITYLYKHA; via the coding sequence GTGTGGTATCAAGAAACAGTATTTTATCAAATCTGCCCACTAGGACTTTGTGGTGCGCCTGAAAAAAATGATGATATCCAGGCTCATCGTATTTTAAAAATCAAGGAGTTTGTACCATATCTCGAAGAATTAGGAATAGGTGCTGTGTATTTCAATCCTGTATTCAACAGTGATTCACATGGCTATGATACGCGTGACTATAATCTCATCGATACGCGTTTAGGTACAAATGAAGACTTTGAAGAAGTATGTAAAACACTCCATGAACATGGTATTAAGGTTGTGTTGGATGGTGTATTCAACCATGTTGGAAGAGGCTTCTTTGCGTTTAGGGATGTCCAGGAAAAAGGACCTTCAAGCCAATATGCGAACTGGTTCCATATCAATTTTGATGGAGATTCAAGCTATGGTGATGGATTCTGGTATGAAGGATGGGAAGGTCATTATGAGCTTGTTAAATTAAATCTAGATAATCCTGATGTTCAGCATTATTTACTTGATGCAGTCGATTACTGGATCAGATGCTTTGATATTGATGGCTTAAGACTAGATGTTGCTTATTCATTACCTAGATGGTTTATGGCAATGTTATCAGATCATTGTAAGAGTCAGAAACAGGATTTCTTTATGCTAGGAGAAGTTTTAGGTGATAATGCAGGTTATATGTATACAGAAGCTAAATTAGATGCGATTACTGATTATCCATCATATAAAGCTTTCTGGTCTTCATTCAATTCTTTGAATATGTTTGAATATGCTCATACACTAAAGAGAAATGCGATGGATATGTATAGAGGAAGAGACTTGCTTACATTTGTAGATAACCATGATGTGAATAGAATATCTAGTACTTTGACTGATGAAAGAAAACTACCATTAGTGTTTGGCTTACTTATGGCAGTTCCTGGTATTCCATGTATTTATTATGGTTCTGAATGGGGTATTAAGGGTGAAAAGATTCAAGGAGTGACTGATGCACCACTTCGTCCAGAACTTGATGCACCTGCACCAAATGATTTATCCGATTTAGTTTCTAAATATATTCATATGCGTAGAGGACATAAAGCACTCTCTATGGGAGATTATAAAGATCTTGTATTGACTAATAAACAATATGTATTAGAAAGAAACTATGAAGGAGAAAAGATTGTGGTCGCATTAAATATTGATGATGCACCTTATACAATCTATCCACCTATTGAACAGGGTTCTTATCAGAATCTTATGAGTGGAGAAATGGTGGATTATAACGGACAATTAGAATTACCACCACTTTCAATCACATATTTATATAAGCATGCATAA
- a CDS encoding Tex family protein: protein MQEDIILKISEQLNIKTEQIQNTLKLLEDGCTVPFIARYRKELTHGLDEEQIRVIQEQYDYQVNLKKRKEEVLARIETLGHLNDDIVKMVEACTRLSQVEDIYRPYKQKKKTRASVAITAGLEPLSKTLLSLPRIFNEKDIDAYLNDTITSREEALQGAKDIIAEKISNDMTVRNKIVDSMMHYGRLVTSKKKNAIDEKMTYKMYYDYSENVSRIATHRIMAIDRGEKEKILNVSISINEDYIKTFVVRRYIKNPKSPTAKYVDEAIDDGLKRLAYPSLERLVRNTLTEKAQDASIDVFSDNLGKLLLQAPMKNKRILGFDPAFRTGCKLAVIDESGKKLTVDVIYPHPPVAKVKESEKKLVDLCQKYDVNLIAIGNGTASRESEAFVANTIKKYHLPVSYTIVSEAGASVYSASKLAIEEFPDLHVEQRSAISIARRLLDPLSELIKIDPQSIGVGQYQHDLPTTQLKERLDFVVEKAVNLVGVNINTASPTLLKNVSGLNAATANSIVAYREENGKIMSRKEMKKIPKIGPKAFQQAAGFLRIEEGSEPLDRTNIHPESYDATKAILKALNLTTNDLGTDACKKAVSQANITSLKELTGLDDYTLKDILDSIMRPLRDYRDDYDGPILRQDILTLEDLHVHDKLEGTVRNVVDFGAFVDIGLHEDGLVHISKMSKNRIKHPSDVVSVGDIVTTWVDTIDEQRHKVQLTMIDPNK from the coding sequence ATGCAGGAAGATATTATACTTAAAATCTCAGAACAATTAAATATTAAGACAGAGCAGATACAAAATACATTAAAGTTATTAGAAGATGGCTGTACAGTTCCTTTTATTGCTCGTTATCGTAAGGAACTCACTCATGGATTAGATGAAGAACAGATCCGTGTAATCCAGGAACAATATGACTATCAGGTCAATCTTAAAAAGAGAAAAGAAGAAGTTCTTGCAAGAATAGAAACACTTGGACATTTAAATGATGATATTGTGAAGATGGTTGAAGCTTGTACACGTTTATCACAGGTCGAAGATATTTATCGTCCATATAAGCAGAAAAAGAAAACAAGAGCGAGTGTAGCCATTACAGCTGGACTAGAACCTTTATCTAAAACACTTCTTTCTTTACCACGTATATTTAATGAAAAAGATATAGATGCCTATTTGAATGATACAATCACTTCTAGAGAAGAGGCATTGCAGGGTGCTAAGGATATCATTGCAGAAAAAATTTCTAATGATATGACAGTACGTAATAAGATTGTTGATTCTATGATGCATTATGGACGACTTGTCACATCTAAAAAGAAGAATGCGATTGATGAAAAGATGACCTATAAGATGTATTATGACTATTCTGAAAATGTCTCACGTATTGCGACACATCGTATTATGGCTATCGATAGAGGAGAAAAAGAAAAAATCCTCAATGTCTCTATTAGTATCAATGAAGACTATATCAAAACATTTGTCGTAAGACGTTATATTAAGAATCCTAAGAGCCCAACAGCAAAATATGTCGATGAAGCCATTGATGATGGCTTAAAGCGTCTTGCTTATCCATCACTTGAAAGATTAGTGAGAAATACTCTTACTGAAAAAGCACAGGATGCAAGTATTGATGTCTTCTCTGATAATCTAGGCAAGCTTCTCTTACAGGCACCGATGAAAAATAAGAGAATCTTAGGCTTTGACCCAGCTTTTCGTACAGGATGTAAACTTGCAGTTATTGATGAATCAGGTAAGAAGCTTACAGTCGATGTTATCTACCCACATCCTCCAGTCGCAAAGGTGAAGGAATCAGAAAAGAAACTTGTAGACTTATGTCAGAAGTATGATGTTAACCTGATTGCGATTGGGAATGGAACAGCCAGTCGTGAAAGTGAAGCATTTGTCGCAAATACTATTAAGAAATATCACTTACCTGTGAGCTACACAATAGTCAGTGAAGCAGGGGCAAGTGTTTATAGTGCTTCAAAACTAGCGATAGAAGAATTCCCAGATCTTCATGTTGAACAAAGAAGTGCTATCTCTATCGCAAGAAGACTACTTGATCCTTTATCAGAACTTATCAAAATCGATCCCCAGTCTATTGGAGTAGGGCAGTACCAGCATGACCTTCCTACTACACAACTTAAAGAAAGACTTGATTTCGTTGTAGAAAAAGCGGTTAACCTAGTTGGTGTAAATATCAATACAGCCAGTCCAACACTTCTAAAAAATGTATCTGGACTCAATGCGGCAACAGCCAATAGTATTGTCGCTTATCGTGAAGAAAATGGTAAGATCATGAGCCGTAAAGAAATGAAGAAGATTCCTAAAATTGGACCGAAGGCTTTCCAGCAGGCAGCCGGATTCTTAAGAATAGAAGAGGGCAGTGAGCCACTCGATCGTACGAATATCCATCCAGAATCTTATGATGCGACAAAAGCAATCTTAAAGGCATTAAACTTAACGACTAATGATTTAGGAACAGATGCATGTAAGAAGGCTGTCTCACAGGCTAACATTACATCACTTAAAGAACTTACAGGACTAGATGACTATACACTTAAAGATATCTTAGACTCTATTATGAGACCACTAAGAGACTATCGTGATGATTATGATGGACCAATCTTAAGACAGGATATCTTGACTTTAGAAGATCTTCATGTACACGATAAGCTAGAAGGGACAGTCCGCAATGTCGTAGACTTCGGTGCCTTTGTAGATATTGGATTACATGAAGACGGACTTGTCCATATCTCTAAAATGAGTAAAAACCGTATTAAACACCCAAGTGATGTTGTTTCTGTAGGAGATATCGTAACGACATGGGTAGATACAATTGATGAACAAAGACATAAAGTTCAATTAACTATGATTGATCCCAACAAATAG
- a CDS encoding ABC1 kinase family protein, with protein sequence MKKISNIKRMREILSIIKKHDIKNGLTPIKAREMIEELGPTYVKLGQIMSMRSDLIPLEYCKEFEKLRASIAPLSFSTIRSIIEEELGRPIENVFKNIEEKPIGCASIAQVHLGHLLNGDTVVLKVQRPHIHEIMEADVRIMHKFPRLLKMVTGTGDLIDYRSIIDELWRTSQTEMNFLNEANNLNVFANNQKDIRYIKAPHVYNEYTTNHLLVYSYIDGIPIDAIKRLKYEGYDLDEIALKMADNCCKQILDDGFFHADPHPGNILIDEGQIAWIDFGMMGTVSSFTQHILSLALQALIEDDIYDLEEAFLMLVTPDHEIDETQLLQQLNSIVSEYKAKSLSDYNFSELIQKCFDIVTSNDIAIPTELTLLCRCLVTLEGTLEKISPTSNLIEILINHKRNTVLKDLNYKDQGLKIGQNLYKTLKKSYALPQIVYDLIKMSKNGQLHVNVTESDDYNRTTYQKKQFSIIIKTVFSCMCMLCGVLTESYYMSIVLFTISMLLGIDVFFHLRKLKR encoded by the coding sequence ATGAAGAAAATCAGTAATATTAAACGTATGAGAGAAATACTCTCTATCATCAAGAAACATGATATTAAAAATGGTCTGACTCCTATTAAGGCAAGAGAGATGATTGAAGAGCTTGGCCCTACTTATGTCAAATTAGGACAGATCATGTCAATGCGTAGTGATTTAATACCTCTCGAATACTGTAAAGAGTTTGAAAAACTAAGAGCGTCTATTGCGCCTCTTAGTTTTTCTACTATTCGTAGTATTATTGAAGAAGAACTAGGACGGCCAATAGAGAATGTATTTAAGAATATAGAAGAAAAGCCTATTGGATGTGCGTCTATTGCGCAGGTTCATTTAGGACATTTATTAAATGGTGATACAGTTGTATTAAAGGTTCAAAGACCTCATATTCATGAAATCATGGAAGCTGATGTACGTATTATGCATAAGTTTCCTCGCTTGTTGAAGATGGTGACGGGAACAGGTGATCTGATTGATTATCGTTCTATTATTGATGAATTATGGCGTACAAGCCAGACAGAGATGAACTTTTTAAACGAAGCGAATAATCTGAATGTCTTTGCGAATAATCAAAAAGATATACGTTATATTAAAGCACCTCATGTCTATAATGAATATACAACCAATCATTTACTTGTTTATTCTTATATTGATGGTATTCCTATTGATGCAATAAAGAGATTAAAGTATGAAGGATATGACTTAGATGAGATTGCCTTGAAGATGGCCGATAACTGTTGTAAACAGATTCTAGATGATGGATTCTTTCATGCAGACCCTCATCCTGGCAATATCTTAATAGATGAAGGTCAAATTGCCTGGATAGATTTTGGCATGATGGGAACTGTGTCATCCTTTACTCAGCATATCTTATCGCTTGCTTTACAGGCACTCATTGAAGATGATATTTATGATCTAGAAGAAGCATTCTTGATGTTAGTAACACCGGATCATGAGATAGATGAAACACAATTATTACAACAATTAAATTCAATTGTAAGTGAATATAAGGCAAAGAGCTTATCTGATTATAACTTCTCTGAATTAATCCAGAAATGTTTTGATATTGTGACAAGTAATGATATTGCGATACCAACAGAACTCACTTTACTGTGTCGTTGTTTAGTGACTCTTGAAGGAACTTTAGAGAAGATCAGTCCAACTTCTAATTTGATTGAAATATTAATTAATCATAAGCGTAATACAGTACTAAAAGATCTGAATTATAAGGATCAAGGATTAAAAATAGGTCAGAACCTTTATAAGACACTAAAGAAAAGCTATGCGTTACCTCAGATTGTCTATGATTTAATCAAGATGAGTAAGAATGGTCAGTTACATGTCAATGTGACTGAGAGTGATGATTACAATAGAACAACTTATCAAAAGAAACAGTTCTCAATCATTATAAAAACAGTATTTAGCTGTATGTGTATGTTATGTGGTGTATTGACTGAGTCTTATTATATGTCTATTGTATTATTTACTATTTCTATGTTACTTGGTATAGATGTATTCTTTCACCTAAGGAAGCTAAAAAGATGA
- the murI gene encoding glutamate racemase produces the protein MKKEEYIGVFDSGVGGVSVLQAIHEMMPGENLYFFGDSLNAPYGEKTLEDVQQLTLNAIENMNKKKHLKAIVIACNTATSAAVTLLREKYTDIPVIGIEPALKPAALSKKNSCILVMATANTLRLDKFHQLAERYDKSATIIPVPCYGLAKRIEQGNLDEPDLIELLTDLIGPYKGKVDSVVLGCTHYPFVKDQIATVLGDIPMFDGAYGTSKHLYNCLKECDCLNDQKEGDILYGSSKEDEIPIYKTFMNTPII, from the coding sequence ATGAAGAAAGAAGAATATATAGGTGTATTTGATTCAGGTGTTGGAGGAGTGAGTGTCTTACAGGCTATTCATGAAATGATGCCAGGAGAGAATCTTTATTTCTTTGGTGATTCACTTAATGCACCTTATGGGGAGAAAACATTAGAAGATGTCCAGCAGCTTACTCTTAATGCGATAGAGAACATGAATAAGAAGAAGCATTTAAAGGCCATCGTAATTGCCTGCAATACAGCAACAAGTGCTGCAGTGACATTATTGAGAGAAAAATATACAGATATTCCTGTTATAGGTATAGAACCTGCATTAAAACCAGCAGCTTTATCTAAGAAGAACAGCTGTATTCTTGTAATGGCGACAGCCAATACATTACGTTTAGATAAGTTTCATCAATTAGCTGAAAGATATGATAAATCAGCCACTATTATTCCAGTTCCATGTTATGGACTTGCTAAACGTATTGAACAGGGAAATTTAGATGAACCAGATCTCATTGAATTACTTACAGATTTAATAGGTCCTTATAAAGGTAAAGTAGATAGTGTCGTACTGGGATGTACACATTATCCATTTGTAAAAGATCAAATAGCGACAGTTTTAGGTGATATTCCGATGTTTGATGGAGCTTATGGAACAAGTAAACATCTTTATAATTGTTTAAAGGAATGTGATTGTTTGAATGACCAGAAAGAAGGAGATATCCTTTATGGTTCATCCAAGGAAGATGAAATTCCTATCTATAAAACATTTATGAATACACCAATCATCTAA
- a CDS encoding N-acetyltransferase has product MNYIIINKDNIDTEHICCAMSNKKSLQKKEWLKERFDEGLVFYRSEERGKCFIEYIPDQYAWIPITSNNYMYINCLWVSGSMKGHGYSSELLNYCLEDARQKGYKGVCILSSKGRKKEFLSDYKYLTHKGFKIADESDNGIVLMYLPLTEGNPPQFKECAKHPHINEQGFVLYYTDQCPFTDYWVPRIEEVAKEYNIPLKTIHITTREQAQNLPTPVSTYALFKDGEFLTQGILNEKKFLKYAGIDM; this is encoded by the coding sequence ATGAACTATATTATTATTAATAAAGACAACATAGACACAGAACATATATGTTGTGCTATGTCTAATAAGAAGAGTCTTCAAAAGAAAGAATGGTTAAAAGAAAGATTTGATGAAGGTTTAGTATTTTATCGCAGTGAAGAAAGAGGTAAATGTTTTATTGAATATATTCCAGATCAATATGCCTGGATACCTATTACAAGTAATAACTATATGTATATCAATTGTTTATGGGTATCTGGTTCAATGAAAGGACATGGCTATTCAAGTGAGTTATTAAACTATTGTCTAGAAGATGCACGTCAAAAAGGTTATAAAGGCGTTTGTATTCTATCGTCCAAAGGACGTAAGAAGGAGTTCCTTTCTGATTATAAATATTTGACACATAAAGGGTTTAAGATAGCCGATGAATCAGATAATGGTATTGTACTTATGTATCTTCCGCTCACTGAAGGTAATCCACCACAGTTTAAAGAATGTGCCAAACATCCGCATATCAATGAACAGGGCTTTGTATTATATTATACAGATCAATGTCCTTTTACAGACTATTGGGTACCACGCATAGAAGAAGTGGCAAAAGAATACAACATTCCTTTAAAAACGATTCATATTACAACACGTGAACAGGCACAGAACCTTCCAACACCAGTTTCTACCTATGCATTATTTAAAGATGGAGAGTTTTTAACACAAGGAATCCTCAATGAAAAGAAATTTTTGAAATATGCAGGAATAGATATGTAA
- a CDS encoding S1C family serine protease, whose amino-acid sequence MNNENLKDVYEKQNKKKVSRLSKNIGKAFIVVALGFGGGAAGSYFMNNQGTTVVTKTTTTKATGTSNDASSISSKMTQSVVAITTENISRDNFWYGSQVSSGAGSGVIMSSDGYIITCAHVVSGASTIKVTTSDNKTYDATLVGTYSDNDIAVLKINATNLKPATFANSDKLIQGQSTYAVGNPEGTFSDSITSGIVSALNRKITVQLDNDDSSSSSEYGRFGQLYSSSKTISISVIQTDAAVSPGNSGGGLFNGNGDLIGIVNAKSSDTNSEGLGFAIPSNTALKIAKELINKSR is encoded by the coding sequence ATGAACAACGAAAATTTAAAAGATGTTTATGAAAAGCAGAATAAAAAGAAAGTCAGTCGTTTAAGCAAAAATATAGGTAAAGCATTTATTGTTGTGGCATTAGGTTTTGGTGGAGGCGCTGCTGGTTCTTATTTTATGAATAACCAGGGTACTACAGTAGTGACAAAGACTACTACAACTAAAGCAACAGGTACATCAAATGATGCATCAAGTATCTCTTCTAAGATGACACAAAGTGTTGTCGCTATTACTACTGAAAATATCTCAAGAGATAACTTCTGGTATGGGTCACAGGTATCAAGTGGTGCCGGTTCAGGAGTGATCATGAGTAGCGATGGTTATATTATTACCTGCGCCCATGTTGTTTCTGGTGCAAGTACAATTAAGGTCACTACAAGTGATAATAAAACATATGATGCAACATTAGTAGGAACTTATAGTGATAATGATATTGCGGTACTTAAGATCAATGCAACTAATTTAAAACCAGCAACATTTGCGAATAGTGATAAATTAATTCAAGGTCAGTCAACTTACGCCGTAGGTAACCCAGAAGGTACATTCAGTGATTCTATTACTTCAGGTATCGTATCAGCCTTAAATCGTAAGATTACAGTACAGCTAGACAACGATGACTCGTCTTCATCTAGTGAGTATGGTCGTTTTGGTCAGCTTTATAGCTCTTCTAAGACTATTTCTATTTCAGTTATTCAGACAGATGCAGCCGTTTCTCCAGGTAACTCTGGTGGAGGATTATTTAATGGAAATGGTGATCTCATTGGTATTGTGAATGCAAAATCATCCGATACAAACAGTGAAGGTTTAGGATTTGCGATTCCTTCAAATACTGCATTAAAGATTGCGAAAGAACTCATCAACAAAAGTAGATAA
- a CDS encoding BRcat domain-containing protein: protein MKEKFIRFMQGRYGGADKLNSHLMYLLFILVIIELFTGSKPLMILSLFLMIYIYFRIFSRNIYKRYQENQKYVQLIAPITKKVDFFKKKRKDKTHKYYKCPTCKQVVRVPKGRGKIEISCPKCHTKFIKRT from the coding sequence ATGAAAGAAAAATTTATAAGATTCATGCAGGGAAGATATGGTGGAGCAGATAAGCTCAACAGTCATCTCATGTATTTATTGTTTATTTTAGTTATTATAGAGTTATTTACTGGTTCAAAACCATTAATGATCTTAAGCTTATTTTTGATGATTTATATTTATTTCAGAATATTTTCTAGGAATATCTATAAACGTTATCAGGAAAATCAGAAATATGTACAGCTTATCGCACCTATTACAAAAAAGGTAGATTTCTTTAAGAAAAAAAGAAAAGATAAAACACATAAATATTATAAATGCCCAACATGTAAACAGGTTGTTCGAGTACCCAAAGGACGTGGAAAGATTGAAATCAGCTGTCCAAAGTGTCATACTAAGTTTATCAAAAGAACTTAG